In Pseudoalteromonas xiamenensis, the following are encoded in one genomic region:
- a CDS encoding YceH family protein has product MELNQLEQRILGCLIEKSITTPDIYPLSLNALTTACNQKTNREPVLSVSEQAVLDTLDGLIDQRLVVVESVGSRVQKYRQRLCQGEFAKLTLTTQQVAILCLLFLRGAQTPGELRTRSTRLAEFKDVQQVENELNNLISAGHVQLLDKAPGQREARYAHTLSSDVYIGNSEMPSAGHTEISSTHEIEALLREIEEVKAELRQIKQHLGL; this is encoded by the coding sequence ATGGAACTCAATCAACTCGAACAGCGCATTCTTGGATGTCTAATTGAAAAGTCCATCACCACACCAGACATTTATCCACTTTCGCTAAATGCGCTTACCACCGCTTGCAATCAAAAAACCAATCGCGAACCAGTGCTCAGTGTTAGTGAACAAGCGGTGTTAGACACACTGGACGGATTAATCGACCAACGTTTAGTCGTCGTAGAGTCCGTTGGAAGCCGCGTCCAAAAATATCGTCAGCGTCTATGCCAAGGTGAGTTCGCGAAATTAACACTGACAACTCAGCAAGTCGCCATTCTTTGCTTATTATTCCTTCGCGGTGCACAAACGCCAGGTGAGCTGCGTACTCGCAGTACGCGTCTAGCCGAATTTAAAGATGTACAGCAGGTAGAGAACGAGTTGAACAATTTAATTTCGGCGGGACACGTGCAGTTATTAGATAAAGCCCCCGGGCAACGTGAAGCGCGCTATGCGCACACATTAAGCAGTGATGTTTACATTGGCAACAGTGAAATGCCCTCTGCTGGACACACGGAAATTTCGAGTACGCACGAGATTGAAGCGTTACTGCGTGAAATTGAGGAAGTTAAAGCCGAATTGCGACAAATTAAGCAGCATTTGGGTCTTTAA
- the nadE gene encoding ammonia-dependent NAD(+) synthetase yields the protein MRAAILAEMKVQPEINVAFEVERRVHFIKQRLTSSGCRTLVLGISGGVDSSTCGRLCQLAVNELNAAQAEVQYQFIAMRLPYGVQADEDEAQLAVDFIQPSQRLTVNIKPAADAMHEQALAAMAGGQLSLPAEHLVDFIKGNVKARQRMVAQYEIAGLTQGLVVGTDHSAENITGFYTKFGDGACDLAPLFGLSKRQVRALAAHLGAPTSLVHKTPTADLEDNRPGLADEDALGLSYDQIDDFLEGKDVPDYVTEKLVAIYLRTQHKRQPIPTIYDEQ from the coding sequence ATGCGTGCTGCTATTTTGGCTGAAATGAAAGTTCAGCCTGAGATCAACGTTGCATTCGAGGTCGAAAGACGCGTTCATTTTATCAAGCAACGACTCACTTCATCGGGTTGCAGAACCTTAGTGCTTGGGATCAGCGGTGGTGTCGATTCATCAACGTGTGGTCGTCTTTGCCAACTAGCCGTCAATGAACTGAATGCCGCACAAGCTGAGGTGCAATATCAATTCATCGCGATGCGTTTGCCGTACGGCGTGCAAGCGGATGAAGACGAGGCACAACTTGCGGTCGACTTTATCCAACCAAGTCAACGCCTAACCGTCAACATCAAGCCTGCTGCCGATGCCATGCATGAACAAGCGCTTGCCGCGATGGCCGGTGGACAACTCTCGTTGCCTGCTGAACACCTAGTGGATTTCATTAAAGGCAATGTAAAAGCGCGTCAACGCATGGTCGCGCAATACGAAATTGCGGGCCTGACGCAAGGCCTCGTGGTTGGAACAGATCACAGTGCTGAAAACATCACCGGTTTTTACACGAAATTTGGTGACGGTGCATGTGACTTAGCGCCACTCTTTGGTCTATCTAAGCGTCAAGTTCGCGCACTGGCTGCACATCTTGGTGCGCCAACAAGCTTAGTGCACAAAACGCCTACCGCTGATTTAGAAGACAATCGACCTGGGCTTGCTGATGAGGATGCACTGGGTCTAAGCTATGACCAAATTGATGATTTCCTTGAGGGCAAAGACGTGCCAGATTACGTAACCGAGAAGTTGGTTGCGATTTACCTACGCACGCAGCACAAACGTCAACCAATTCCAACGATCTACGACGAGCAATAG